The Seriola aureovittata isolate HTS-2021-v1 ecotype China chromosome 12, ASM2101889v1, whole genome shotgun sequence genome window below encodes:
- the LOC130178886 gene encoding LOW QUALITY PROTEIN: oocyte zinc finger protein XlCOF6-like (The sequence of the model RefSeq protein was modified relative to this genomic sequence to represent the inferred CDS: deleted 2 bases in 1 codon), which produces MYVRRMRFSLTSSSVTRRGTPVLEVISNSEIKLHRIELPQQHVCKEEEVLTDQQLCDQERNSSLDQEDPEPPQIKEEEEELCTSQEGEQLVLKQETDRLLDIIWKPESKLCRTELPQQHVCKEEKVLTDQQLCDQERNSSLDQEDPEPPQTKEEEEELCTSQEGEQLVLKQEIDRLLDIVWQPKLKLHRTELPQQHVCKEEEVLQDPELPQIKEEEEELCTSQEGEQLVLKQETDTFMSVPINEESDHQLLSHNSPVAESQDQKGSKHVDPESKSHCNTQTGKKSFTCDTCGKVFKNKSTLKIHQRHHTGERPYTCKICGKASRYNSMKLHMRTHTGEKPYSCSFCGEKFSRTFTLKTHLRTHTGEKPYFCETCGKTFRSSTGLLIHMRTHTGEKPYTCNTCGKKFSDGSAFNKHTKTHTGEKPYTCNTCGKKFSNKYDLTKHTRTHTGEKPYCCETCGKGFTSSTRLLVHMRTHTGEKPYTCNTCGKKFCEKSVLSKHTKIHTGEKPYTCNTCGKNFSNKYDLTKHTRTHTGEMLHFCETCGKGFSTRTNLFIHKTIHTGEKPYSCEICGKDFRTSYESLVHMRTHTGERPYTCNTCGKKFSTNSDLSKHTRIHTGEKPYSCTICGEKFSFRPTLKIHLSTHTGEEPYVCETCGKGLKSSKGLLIHMRTHTGEKPYLCNTCGKRFNNKSALTRHTRTHTGEKPYPSHLWEKIQSENTLGKTCNNPYK; this is translated from the exons ATGTATGTAAGAAGGATGAGGTTTTCGctgaccagcagctctgtgaccagGAGAGGAACTCCAGTGTTGGAAGTCATTTCGAATTCTGAAATAAAGCTACACAGGATAG AGCTCccacagcaacatgtctgtaaggaggaggaggttctcactgaccagcagctctgtgaccaggagaggaactccagtctggaccaggaggacccagaACCTCCAcagattaaagaggaagaggaggaactctgcaccagtcaggagggagagcagcttgtaCTGAAGCAGGAGACAGATAGACTGCTGGACATCATTTGGAAACCCGAAAGTAAACTATGCAGAACAG AGCTCccacagcaacatgtctgtAAGGAGGAGAAGGTTCTcactgaccagcagctctgtgaccaggagaggaactccagtctggaccaggaggacccagaGCCTCCACAGactaaagaggaagaggaggaactctgcaccagtcaggagggagagcagcttgtaCTGAAGCAGGAGATAGACAGACTGCTGGACATTGTTTGGCAACCCAAACTAAAGCTACACAGGACAG agctcccacagcaacatgtctgtAAGGAGGAGGAAGTTCTCCAGGATCCAGAGCTTCCACAaattaaagaggaagaggaggaactctgcaccagtcaggagggagagcagcttgtaCTGAAGCAGGAGACGGATACCTTCATGTCAGTTCCTATTAATGAGGAAAGTGATCACCAGCTCCTCTCACACAACTCTCCTGTAGCTGAGAGCCAAGATCAGAAAGGAAGCAAGCATGTAGACCCAGAATCAAAGAGTcactgtaacacacagacaggtaaaaAGTCTTTCACATGTGACACTTGTGGAAAGGTTTTTAAGAATAAGTCCACTTTGAAAATACATCAGAGACACCACACAGGTGAGAGGCCATACACATGTAAAATATGTGGGAAAGCTTCCAGATATAACAGTATGAAACTCCACATGAGGACTCACACGGGTGAAAAACCGTATTCTTGTAGCTTCTGTGGGGAAAAATTCAGTCGGACATTCACATTGAAAACTCATTTAAGaactcacacaggtgagaagccatatttttgtgaaacatgtgGGAAAACTTTCAGATCAAGCACAGGCCTTTTGATCCACATGAGAACCCACACAGGGGAGAAGCCGTACACCTGCAACACATGTGGGAAAAAATTTAGTGATGGGTCAGCCTTCAATAAGCATACAAaaacccacacaggtgagaagccataCACCTGCAACACCTGTGGGAAAAAATTTAGTAACAAGTATGACTTGACTAAACATACAagaacccacacaggtgagaagccttATTGTTGTGAAACGTGTGGGAAAGGTTTCACTTCCAGTACACGCTTGTTGGTCCACATGAGAACCCACACAGGGGAAAAGCCATACACCTGCAACACCTGTGGGAAAAAATTTTGTGAGAAGTCAGTCTTGAGTAAGCATACAAaaatccacacaggtgagaagccgtaCACCTGCAACACCTGTGGGAAGAACTTTAGTAACAAGTATGACTTGACTAAACATACAagaacccacacaggtgagatgctacatttttgtgaaacatgCGGGAAAGGTTTCAGTACCCGTACAAACTTGTTTATCCACAAGAcaatccacacaggtgagaagccttATTCTTGTGAAATATGTGGGAAAGATTTCAGAACTTCTTATGAATCCTTGGTCCATatgagaacccacacaggtgagaggcCGTACACCTGCAACACCTGTGGGAAAAAATTTAGTACCAACTCAGACTTGAGTAAGCATACAagaatccacacaggtgagaagccataTTCGTGTACCATCTGTGGGGAAAAATTCAGTTTCAGACCAACATTGAAAATTCATTTAAGTACTCACACAGGTGAGGAGCCATATGTTTGCGAAACATGTGGGAAAGGTCTCAAATCAAGTAAAGGCCTCTTGATTCACatgagaacccacacaggtgagaagccataCCTTTGCAACACCTGTGGAAAAAGATTTAATAACAAGTCAGCTTTGACAAGGCATACTAGAACCCACACTGGTGAGAAGCCGTACCCC TCACATCTGTGGGAAAAGattcagtctgaaaacacacTTGGTAAGACATGTAACAAtccatacaaataa
- the LOC130178915 gene encoding transcriptional repressor CTCFL-like isoform X4, producing the protein MSSVQYLREFVNERLTAAAEEIFGVFEQTIVEYEEEIDRQRRLLDIVWKPEIKLHRTELPQHHVCQEEEVLTDQQLCDQERNSSLDQEDPEPPQTKEEEEELCTSQEGEQLVLKQETDTFMLTPTNEESDHQLLSHNSPVAESQDQEGSKHVDPESTGNAETQPKKRYHKNTSHSDNVHNSLMSETHCNTQTGKKSFKCDICGKTFKWKSKLIIHLRTHTV; encoded by the exons ATGTCTTCAGTTCAGTATCTGAGAGAGTTTGTCAACGAGCgactaactgctgctgctgaagaaatattCGGAGTCTTTGAACAAACTATCGTCGAGTACGAGGAAGAGATCGATCGTCAGCGCAGACTGCTGGATATCGTTTGGAAACCCGAAATAAAGCTACACAGGACAG AGCTCCCACAGCATCATGtctgtcaggaggaggaggttctcactgaccagcagctctgtgaccaggagaggaactccagtctggaccaggaggacccagaGCCTCCACAGactaaagaggaagaggaggaactctgcaccagtcaggagggagagcagcttgtaCTGAAGCAGGAGACTGATACCTTTATGTTGACTCCTACTAATGAGGAAAGCGACCACCAGCTCCTTTCTCACAACTCTCCTGTAGCTGAGAGCCAAGATCAGGAAGGAAGTAAGCATGTAGACCCAGAATCAACAGGAAATGCAGAGACACAACCAAAGAAGAGatatcacaaaaacacaagtcacAGTGACAATGTACACAACTCTCTCATGTCAGAAACTCATTGTAACACCCAGACAGGTAAAAAGTCtttcaaatgtgacatttgtgGAAAAACGTTTAAGTGGAAGTCCAAATTGATCATACATCTGAGgacccacacag TTTGA
- the LOC130178915 gene encoding uncharacterized protein LOC130178915 isoform X5, which translates to MSSVQYLREFVNERLTAAAEEIFGVFEQTIVEYEEEIDRQRRLLDIVWKPEIKLHRTELPQHHVCQEEEVLTDQQLCDQERNSSLDQEDPEPPQTKEEEEELCTSQEGEQLVLKQETDTFMLTPTNEESDHQLLSHNSPVAESQDQEGI; encoded by the exons ATGTCTTCAGTTCAGTATCTGAGAGAGTTTGTCAACGAGCgactaactgctgctgctgaagaaatattCGGAGTCTTTGAACAAACTATCGTCGAGTACGAGGAAGAGATCGATCGTCAGCGCAGACTGCTGGATATCGTTTGGAAACCCGAAATAAAGCTACACAGGACAG AGCTCCCACAGCATCATGtctgtcaggaggaggaggttctcactgaccagcagctctgtgaccaggagaggaactccagtctggaccaggaggacccagaGCCTCCACAGactaaagaggaagaggaggaactctgcaccagtcaggagggagagcagcttgtaCTGAAGCAGGAGACTGATACCTTTATGTTGACTCCTACTAATGAGGAAAGCGACCACCAGCTCCTTTCTCACAACTCTCCTGTAGCTGAGAGCCAAGATCAGGAAGGAA TTTGA
- the LOC130178923 gene encoding zinc finger protein 397-like — MSSVQYLREFFNERLTAAAEEIFGVFEQTIVEYEEEIDRQRRLLDIVWKPEIKLHRTELPQQHVCKEEEVFTDQQLCDQERNSSLDQEDPEPPQIKEEEEELCTSQEGEQLVLKQETDTFMLTPTNEESDHQLLFHNSPVAESQDQEGSKHVDPESKSQCNTQTDKKSLKCHTCGKAFKYESKLNVHLRIHTGERPYLCNTCGKRFSQTSALKSHVRIHTGERPFVCNTCGKGFTDSSNLLLHTRIHTGERPYVCKTCGKGFRSSSKLLLHTRIHTGERPYVCNTCGKGFRSSSKLLPHMRIHTDERPYVCNTCGKGFRINSKLLIHMKTHTSERPYVMLTNTNEESKPEPNSNHQLLSHNKPRSERKRACRSRIKDSL, encoded by the exons ATGTCTTCAGTTCAGTATTTGAGAGAGTTTTTCAACGAGCgactaactgctgctgctgaagaaatattCGGAGTCTTTGAACAAACTATCGTCGAGTACGAGGAAGAGATCGATCGTCAGCGCAGACTGCTGGATATCGTTTGGAAACCCGAGATAAAGCTACACAGGACAG AGCTCccacagcaacatgtctgtaaggaggaggaggttttcactgaccagcagctctgtgaccaggagaggaactccagtctggaccaggaggacccagagcctccacagattaaagaggaagaggaggaactctgcaccagtcaggagggagagcagcttgtaCTGAAGCAGGAGACTGATACCTTTATGTTGACTCCTACTAATGAGGAAAGTGaccaccagctcctctttcACAACTCTCCTGTCGCTGAGAGCCAAGATCAGGAAGGAAGTAAGCATGTAGACCCAGAATCAAAGAGTCAGTGTAACACTCAGACGgataaaaagtctttaaaatgtcacacttgTGGAAAAGCATTTAAGTATGAATCCAAATTGAATGTACATCTTAGAATCCACACAGGTGAAAGGCCATACCTTTGCAACACATGTGGGAAAAGATTCAGTCAGACATCAGCATTGAAAAGTCATGTTagaatccacacaggtgagaggcCGTTTGTTTGCAACACCTGTGGGAAAGGTTTTACAGATAGCAGTAACTTGTTGCTCCACACAagaatccacacaggtgagaggcCGTATGTTTGCAAGACCTGTGGGAAAGGTTTTAGAAGTAGCAGTAAATTGTTGCTCCACACAagaatccacacaggtgagaggcCGTATGTCTGCAACACCTGTGGGAAAGGTTTTAGAAGTAGCAGTAAATTGTTGCCTCACATGAGAATCCACACAGATGAGCGGCCATATGTCTGCAACACCTGTGGGAAAGGTTTTAGAATTAACAGTAAATTGTTGATTCACATGAAGACCCACACAAGTGAGAGGCCATACGTTATGTTGACTAATACCAATGAGGAAAGTAAACCAGAACCAAACAGCAaccaccagctcctctctcacaACAAGCCAAGATCAGAAAGGAAACGAGCATGTAGATCCAGAATCAAAGATTCACTGTAA
- the LOC130178915 gene encoding zinc finger and SCAN domain-containing protein 12-like isoform X3, with the protein MSSVQYLREFVNERLTAAAEEIFGVFEQTIVEYEEEIDRQRRLLDIVWKPEIKLHRTELPQHHVCQEEEVLTDQQLCDQERNSSLDQEDPEPPQTKEEEEELCTSQEGEQLVLKQETDTFMLTPTNEESDHQLLSHNSPVAESQDQEGSKHVDPESTGNAETQPKKRYHKNTSHSDNVHNSLMSETHCNTQTGKKSFKCDICGKTFKWKSKLIIHLRTHTGEKPYSCETCGKRFSENSVLKRHTRIHTGERPYPCNICGKRFYRTTHLKQHIRVHSGGIVFGK; encoded by the exons ATGTCTTCAGTTCAGTATCTGAGAGAGTTTGTCAACGAGCgactaactgctgctgctgaagaaatattCGGAGTCTTTGAACAAACTATCGTCGAGTACGAGGAAGAGATCGATCGTCAGCGCAGACTGCTGGATATCGTTTGGAAACCCGAAATAAAGCTACACAGGACAG AGCTCCCACAGCATCATGtctgtcaggaggaggaggttctcactgaccagcagctctgtgaccaggagaggaactccagtctggaccaggaggacccagaGCCTCCACAGactaaagaggaagaggaggaactctgcaccagtcaggagggagagcagcttgtaCTGAAGCAGGAGACTGATACCTTTATGTTGACTCCTACTAATGAGGAAAGCGACCACCAGCTCCTTTCTCACAACTCTCCTGTAGCTGAGAGCCAAGATCAGGAAGGAAGTAAGCATGTAGACCCAGAATCAACAGGAAATGCAGAGACACAACCAAAGAAGAGatatcacaaaaacacaagtcacAGTGACAATGTACACAACTCTCTCATGTCAGAAACTCATTGTAACACCCAGACAGGTAAAAAGTCtttcaaatgtgacatttgtgGAAAAACGTTTAAGTGGAAGTCCAAATTGATCATACATCTGAGgacccacacaggtgagaagccgtaTTCTTGTGAAACATGCGGGAAAAGATTTAGTGAAAACTCAGTATTGAAAAGGCACACGAGAATCCACACTGGTGAGAGGCCGTACCCCTGCAACATCTGTGGGAAAAGATTCTATCGGACGACACATTTGAAACAGCATATAAGAGTTCATTCAGGTGGCATAGTCTTTGGAAAGTGA
- the LOC130178915 gene encoding zinc finger protein 239-like isoform X2, which produces MSSVQYLREFVNERLTAAAEEIFGVFEQTIVEYEEEIDRQRRLLDIVWKPEIKLHRTELQQQHVIQEKEVLTDQQRNSSLDQEDPEPPQIKEEEEELCTSQEGEQLVLKQETDTLMLTPTNEMDPSEPEPSDDHQLLSHNTPVAESQDQEGGEHVDPESKSHCNTQMDKKSFKCDTCGKEFRYNYKLNMHLRIHTGEKQYLCNTCGKSFRETKHLNEHLKIHTGEKPYSCETCGRSFRTSGNLKVHKRIHTGEKPYLCKNCGKSFCTMSLLKQHTTIHTDEKPYSCKTCGKGYRYRTSLRLHVRTHTGERPYLCNICGRSFSQITHLNNHFKIHTGEKPYSCETCGKAFRCRGDLKYHMRTHTGEKPYSCNTCGKRFYRKPHLEKHIRIHKG; this is translated from the exons ATGTCTTCAGTTCAGTATCTGAGAGAGTTTGTCAACGAGCgactaactgctgctgctgaagaaatattCGGAGTCTTTGAACAAACTATCGTCGAGTACGAGGAAGAGATCGATCGTCAGCGCAGACTGCTGGATATCGTTTGGAAACCCGAAATAAAGCTACACAGGACAG AGCTCCAACAGCAACATGTCATTCAGGAGAAGGAGGTTCTCACTGACCAGCAGAGGAactccagtctggaccaggaggacccagagcctccacagattaaagaggaagaggaggaactctgcaccagtcaggagggagagcagcttgtaCTGAAGCAGGAGACTGATACCTTGATGTTGACTCCTACTAATGAAATGGACCCCAGTGAACCAGAACCAAGCGATgaccaccagctcctctctcacaACACTCCTGTAGCTGAGAGCCAAGATCAGGAAGGAGGCGAGCATGTAGACCCTGAGTCAAAGAGTCACTGTAACACTCAGATGGATAAAAAGTCTTTCAAATGTGACACTTGTGGAAAAGAGTTTAGGTATAACTATAAATTGAATATGCATCTGagaatccacacaggtgagaagcagTACCTTTGTAATACCTGTGGGAAAAgtttcagagaaacaaaacatttgaacgAGCATTTGAaaatccacacaggtgagaagccataTTCTTGTGAGACATGTGGGAGATCTTTCAGAACTAGTGGTAACTTGAAAGTCCACAAGagaatccacacaggtgagaagccgtaCCTTTGCAAGAACTGTGGGAAAAGTTTTTGTACAATGTCATTACTGAAACAACATACGACAATCCACACGGATGAAAAGCCATATTCTTGCAAAACATGTGGCAAGGGTTACAGATATAGGACTTCCCTAAGACTCCACGTCAGaactcacacaggtgagaggcCATACCTGTGCAACATCTGTGGGAGAAGTTTCAGTCAGATAACACATTTGAATAACCATTTTAaaatccacacaggtgagaagccataTTCATGTGAGACTTGTGGGAAAGCTTTCAGATGTCGTGGTGACTTAAAATACCACATGAGAACCCACACGGGCGAGAAGCCGTACTCCTGCAACACCTGTGGGAAAAGATTTTATCGAAAGCCACACTTGGAGAAGCACATAAGAATTCATAAAGGTTAA
- the LOC130178915 gene encoding zinc finger protein 239-like isoform X1 encodes MSSVQYLREFVNERLTAAAEEIFGVFEQTIVEYEEEIDRQRRLLDIVWKPEIKLHRTELQQQHVIQEKEVLTDQQRNSSLDQEDPEPPQIKEEEEELCTSQEGEQLVLKQETDTLMLTPTNEMDPSEPEPSDDHQLLSHNTPVAESQDQEGGEHVDPESKSHCNTQMDKKSFKCDTCGKEFRYNYKLNMHLRIHTGEKQYLCNTCGKSFRETKHLNEHLKIHTGEKPYSCETCGRSFRTSGNLKVHKRIHTGEKPYLCKNCGKSFCTMSLLKQHTTIHTDEKPYSCKTCGKGYRYRTSLRLHVRTHTGERPYLCNICGRSFSQITHLNNHFKIHTGEKPYSCETCGKAFRCRGDLKYHMRTHTGEKPYSCNTCGKRFYRKPHLEKHIRIHKG; translated from the exons ATGTCTTCAGTTCAGTATCTGAGAGAGTTTGTCAACGAGCgactaactgctgctgctgaagaaatattCGGAGTCTTTGAACAAACTATCGTCGAGTACGAGGAAGAGATCGATCGTCAGCGCAGACTGCTGGATATCGTTTGGAAACCCGAGATAAAGCTACACAGGACAG AGCTCCAACAGCAACATGTCATTCAGGAGAAGGAGGTTCTCACTGACCAGCAGAGGAactccagtctggaccaggaggacccagagcctccacagattaaagaggaagaggaggaactctgcaccagtcaggagggagagcagcttgtaCTGAAGCAGGAGACTGATACCTTGATGTTGACTCCTACTAATGAAATGGACCCCAGTGAACCAGAACCAAGCGATgaccaccagctcctctctcacaACACTCCTGTAGCTGAGAGCCAAGATCAGGAAGGAGGCGAGCATGTAGACCCTGAGTCAAAGAGTCACTGTAACACTCAGATGGATAAAAAGTCTTTCAAATGTGACACTTGTGGAAAAGAGTTTAGGTATAACTATAAATTGAATATGCATCTGagaatccacacaggtgagaagcagTACCTTTGTAATACCTGTGGGAAAAgtttcagagaaacaaaacatttgaacgAGCATTTGAaaatccacacaggtgagaagccataTTCTTGTGAGACATGTGGGAGATCTTTCAGAACTAGTGGTAACTTGAAAGTCCACAAGagaatccacacaggtgagaagccgtaCCTTTGCAAGAACTGTGGGAAAAGTTTTTGTACAATGTCATTACTGAAACAACATACGACAATCCACACGGATGAAAAGCCATATTCTTGCAAAACATGTGGCAAGGGTTACAGATATAGGACTTCCCTAAGACTCCACGTCAGaactcacacaggtgagaggcCATACCTGTGCAACATCTGTGGGAGAAGTTTCAGTCAGATAACACATTTGAATAACCATTTTAaaatccacacaggtgagaagccataTTCATGTGAGACTTGTGGGAAAGCTTTCAGATGTCGTGGTGACTTAAAATACCACATGAGAACCCACACGGGCGAGAAGCCGTACTCCTGCAACACCTGTGGGAAAAGATTTTATCGAAAGCCACACTTGGAGAAGCACATAAGAATTCATAAAGGTTAA
- the LOC130178912 gene encoding zinc finger protein 664-like, with protein MSSVQYLREFVNERLTAAAEEIFGVFEKTIVEYEEVIDRQRRLLDIVWKPEIKLHRTELPQQHVCKEEEVLTDQQLCDQERNSSLDQEDPEPPQIKEEEEELCTSHEGEQLVLKQETDTFMLTPTNEESDHQLLFHNSPVAESQDQEGSKDVDPESKSQCNTQTDKKSLKCHTCGKAFKYESKLNVHLRSHTGERPYLCNTCGKRFSQTSALKNHVRIHTGEKPYSCETCGKGFRTSTSLLLHMRTHTGEKPYVCNTCGKGFRCSSDLLVHMRTHTGEKPYSCNICGKRFFRTSSLKTHIRIHTGEKPYSCSTCGKKFSQKSSMNDHLKTHTDEKPYICNSCGKKFRQSSVFKLHMRTHTDERPYLCKTCGKRFCSMSVLKNHMRIHTDEKPYFCEMWEGLQM; from the exons ATGTCTTCAGTTCAGTATCTGAGAGAGTTTGTCAACGAGCgactaactgctgctgctgaagaaatattCGGAGTCTTTGAAAAAACTATCGTCGAGTACGAGGAAGTGATCGATCGTCAGCGCAGACTGCTGGATATCGTTTGGAAACCCGAGATAAAGCTACACAGGACAG AGCTCccacagcaacatgtctgtaaggaggaggaggttctcactgaccagcagctctgtgaccaggagaggaactccagtctggaccaggaggacccagagcctccacagattaaagaggaagaggaggaactctGCACCAGTCATgagggagagcagcttgtaCTGAAGCAGGAGACTGATACCTTTATGTTGACTCCTACTAATGAGGAAAGTGaccaccagctcctctttcACAACTCTCCTGTCGCTGAGAGCCAAGATCAGGAAGGAAGCAAGGATGTAGACCCAGAATCAAAGAGTCAGTGTAACACTCAGACGgataaaaagtctttaaagtgTCACACTTGTGGAAAAGCATTTAAGTATGAGTCCAAATTGAATGTACATCTGAGAAGCCACACAGGTGAAAGGCCATACCTTTGCAACACATGTGGGAAAAGATTCAGTCAGACATCAGCATTGAAAAATCATGTCagaatccacacaggtgagaagccttATTCTTGCGAAACATGTGGGAAAGGTTTCAGAACTAGTACAAGCTTGCTGCTCCACatgagaacccacacaggtgagaagccgtaTGTTTGCAACACCTGTGGGAAAGGTTTCAGATGCAGCAGTGACTTGTTAGTCCACATGAGaactcacacaggtgagaaaccATATTCCTGCAACATCTGTGGGAAAAGATTCTTTCGGACTTCATCACTGAAAACTCATATAAGAATTCACACAGGTGAAAAACCATATTCATGTAGCACCTGTGGGAAGAAATTCAGTCAGAAATCATCAATgaatgatcatttaaaaaccCACACAGATGAAAAACCATATATTTGTAACTCCTGTGGCAAAAAATTCAGACAGAGCAGCGTCTTTAAACTTCACATGCGAACCCACACAGACGAGAGACCGTACCTTTGCAAGACCTGTGGGAAAAGATTCTGTAGCATGTCTGTATTAAAAAATCACATGAGAATCCACACAGATGAGAAGccatatttttgtgaaatgtgggAAGGGCTTCAGATGTAG